Proteins encoded in a region of the Streptomyces sp. NBC_01471 genome:
- a CDS encoding DUF397 domain-containing protein, which translates to MTHSPELSTTHWRRSSYSNTNGGECVEISEDFPGVVPVRDSKNPTGPALIVQAAAWGAFVSSLK; encoded by the coding sequence ATGACCCACTCCCCCGAGCTGAGCACCACCCACTGGCGCCGCAGCAGCTACAGCAACACCAACGGGGGCGAATGCGTCGAGATCAGCGAGGACTTCCCCGGCGTCGTCCCCGTACGCGACAGCAAGAACCCCACCGGCCCCGCGCTCATCGTCCAAGCCGCGGCCTGGGGCGCGTTCGTCTCCTCGCTCAAGTAG
- a CDS encoding DUF397 domain-containing protein: MTHSPELSTAHWRRSSYSNSNGGECVEISEDFPGVVPVRDSKNPTGPALIVQAPAWSAFVSTLK, encoded by the coding sequence ATGACCCACTCCCCCGAGCTGAGCACCGCCCACTGGCGCCGCAGCAGCTACAGCAATTCCAATGGGGGCGAATGCGTCGAGATCAGCGAGGACTTCCCCGGCGTCGTCCCCGTACGCGACAGCAAAAACCCCACCGGCCCCGCGCTCATCGTCCAGGCCCCGGCCTGGAGCGCGTTCGTCTCCACGCTCAAGTAG